In Actinomycetota bacterium, the following are encoded in one genomic region:
- the truB gene encoding tRNA pseudouridine(55) synthase TruB → MRPAAASGGDPIEGLVIVDKPAGMTSHDVVARLRRLCGTRRVGHAGTLDPSATGVLVAGVGRATRLLGHLSLSDKEYEATIRLGEATVSDDAEGEVISSASAVGITEAAVRDVVSQSLTGALLQRPSSVSAVKVDGRRAYARVRAGEAVQLPPRHVTVHRLEVRASRRPAPHLLDVDVVAEVSSGTYVRALARDLGDLLGVGGHLIALRRTRVGPFSLASARTLEELQEQLDVMALAAAVSAFFPCWQVEASVADRVLHGARLPWPDGLPDTGPVGLFGPGGRVLSLARRQDDQAVSLVVFS, encoded by the coding sequence ATGAGGCCGGCCGCAGCGTCCGGGGGTGACCCGATAGAAGGCCTGGTGATCGTCGACAAGCCGGCCGGGATGACGTCGCACGACGTGGTCGCGCGGCTGCGCCGGTTGTGCGGCACCCGGCGGGTGGGTCATGCCGGCACGCTCGATCCGTCGGCGACCGGTGTGCTGGTGGCCGGGGTCGGCCGGGCGACGCGGTTGCTGGGCCATCTGTCGTTGTCCGACAAGGAGTATGAGGCCACCATCCGGCTGGGCGAGGCGACGGTGAGCGACGACGCCGAGGGCGAGGTGATCTCCTCGGCGAGCGCAGTGGGGATCACCGAGGCCGCAGTCCGCGACGTGGTGTCGCAGTCGCTGACCGGGGCGCTGCTGCAGCGACCGAGCTCGGTCAGCGCGGTGAAGGTGGACGGCCGTCGTGCGTATGCCCGGGTGCGGGCCGGCGAAGCGGTCCAGTTGCCGCCGCGCCACGTCACCGTGCACCGGCTCGAGGTGCGCGCGTCGCGGCGGCCGGCGCCGCACTTGCTGGACGTCGACGTGGTCGCCGAGGTGTCCAGCGGGACGTACGTGCGTGCGCTGGCGCGCGACCTCGGTGACCTGCTCGGGGTGGGCGGGCACCTGATCGCGTTGCGCCGCACCAGGGTCGGGCCGTTCTCGCTGGCCTCGGCGCGGACCCTCGAGGAACTGCAGGAGCAGCTCGACGTCATGGCGCTGGCAGCCGCGGTGTCCGCGTTCTTCCCCTGCTGGCAGGTCGAGGCGTCCGTGGCGGACCGGGTGCTGCACGGCGCCCGACTGCCGTGGCCGGACGGCCTACCGGACACCGGGCCCGTCGGTCTGTTCGGCCCGGGTGGCCGGGTGCTGTCGCTGGCCCGCCGGCAGGACGACCAGGCGGTGTCGCTGGTCGTCTTCAGCTGA